The region GCTCGACAACGGCGTCTGAAAACCCCAACTGCCCCGATTTACGGTTCATTTCGCCTCCAGCTATATATTGTATTACTATTGGTAATATAATATAGCATCATAAAAGCAATTATGCAAAGCTTTCCTTTACAAGGGGGAGTCCGCCACGGGCGGGTGGGGGTAATTCTTCAACCAGGCCTTACACTTCAAGATTACCTCCCCGGCTCAGGCTTCGCCTTCGCCACCCCTCCTTGTAAAGGAGGGGAAACTTTTTTCCCGCTATTTATTTCATCGCGCAACTCGGAAATCCGCTTTTCCAGCGCCGTTAAAACACCGCGTAGATTTTTATAAATGTCATTATTGTAAAAGCGCAGGAATTGAATACCGAACATTTCCATTTTTTCCTGCCGTCTTTTGTCTTTGACCTGCGCGTCATCAATAAAATGAGTGTCCCCGTCAAGTTCGATCGCCAATCTTAATTCCGGGCAGAAAAAATCAACGGCATACTCTTCAATTCCATACTGTCTTCTAAACTTGGCTCCCAAAACCTGCCTGTTTTTCAGCTTTGACCAAAGAATAACTTCCGCATCAGGCATTTTGTTTCGCAGTATTTTCCTTACAAGTGTCCGTTCCTTTTTATTATAAACCTTCGTCATATCCGCCCATCTGAATCCAGAAACGCCACCGCGCTTCATCACCCATCATATTTCTTGCTCCCATGAAACACAGCGATCACTTCCAGCCGTTCATCCATTATCTGATAGACGATACGGTAACCTTTGTATATCAATTCGCGAGTATCCGGGTCGTCTGATTCCGGGACAATCCTCCCCATTTCGGGAAAATCGTTTAGCCGTTCGACCGCTTCGAATATTCTTTCAACCAGCAATGAGGCGTAATAAGGAGAGTCCTGGGCAATGAATTGGTAAACATCTTCAAGATGTTCAAGAGACTGCCTTGACCACCTTATCGGCTTGCCCATTTGCGCGCGATCTCTTTGGCCTCTTCGTGGGTGTGATACTCGCCGTCGCGCAATTGCTGTTTGCCTTTCAGGATTGCCCGGTTGACGTATATCCCTTCCATGATGTCCTCAATGGTGGCGTCCCCCGGCAGCTTTCTGATAAGCTCGATCACTTCGTCTTTGATAGTGGACATGAGCCCTCTTGGCTGATTGTTCCATTCGGCTTTTGCCTGCATGATTGCGGCCTTAGCCACGTCTATTTTAACGCTCCTTCCAAAACCGCGTCAAACGGACGTCTGGATGACCCAAGCCCAAACTTCCCGCAATGTCAAAGAACAGACGCCGGGGATGGCTGCCCGCCCCCGGCGGTTCCAAATCTACTTCGCCACCAGGTCCTGGTGCGGAACCTTTTTCATCGTCCACTCGCCGCTCTTCGGGTCGAACCGGGAGTTGACGAAGCATTTCCACTCCTTCTCGTCCAGGTGCGGATAGTCGCTCCTGTAATAAAAGCCCGGATACCGCGTCTCCTTGCGGAAATATATGTGCCGCAGGTGCATCTCCGCCGTCCAGATGCGGTGATAGTTCTCCCACGCGCGCAATAGCTCGTGCAGGTCCTTTGCCGCCATCTTCTGCGCGTCTTCCTTGAGCATGCCAAGAAGGTGGAGCGCCACGTCCATAAGCTTCTCCGACGTGGTGTAATACGTGGACGTTCCCGCCACATATTCGTCCATCATCTTGTTGAGCCGGAACATCACCATCCGGGGCCGGATGAAATTGGGATTTATCATCGGGTCGGTGGTGTAGTCCTTGTGGTCCATGTAGTTCTGGAACGGCTTGTAGATTTCCGCGGCGAGCTGTTCCTTCGTCGCGCCAATAGTTGGCTTGAAATCCTTGTTGTCCCGCACGAATTTCACCATGTTCTTCGCCGCGATGCGTCCCTCGGTGTAGGAGCCGGAGGAAAACTTGTGGCCGGATGCGCCCACGCCGTCGCCCGCCGTGAACAGTCCCTTCACGGTGGTCATGCGGTTATAGCCCCACTGCCATTCTTTCGGCGCCATGTCTTCCGGACCGGAGACCCATATGCCGCAGGCGCCCGCGTGTGAGCCGAGCAGATAAGGCTCTGTGGGCATCAGTTCCGATTTCGTCTCCTCGGGGCGGATGCTCATGCCGGCCCAAAGGTTTGCCTGGCCGATGCACATGTCAAGGAAATCCTCCCACGCCTCGGCGACGAGGTGCTTGAACTGCTTAGCGTCCATGTTCTTGGCGAGGCTCGCCATCCCCGTGGGGGTGTCCATGAATATCGGGCCGCGCCCTTCCTTGAACTCCTTCATCGCCTGATGGTTGCGAAGGCAAGTGGATGGGACGTGCGCCAGGCCGTATGGCGGATATTCCTTGAGCATGTCCGCGTTCTTGGCCGAATAGTCCTCGCCAAGCCCGTTGATGGCCTTGGACTTGAAAAGCAGGAACCACGCGCCAACCGGGCCGTAACCGTCCTTGAACCGGGTCGGCACGAACCTGTTTTCCATCGTGGTCATCTCCGCGCCCACCTGCGCCGCCATGGCGTATGTGGAGCCTGCGTTCCACACTGGATACCACGCGCGCCCCATACCCTCGCCAGTGGAGCGGGGACGGAATATGTTCACCGCTCCGCCGCAAGCGATGAGCACAGCCTTGGCCCGGAATATGTAAATCTTGTTCTCCCGGACCGAGAAGCCGATGGCGCCGGCGATCCTATTCTCATCCTTCTCGTCGAGCAGAAGCTTCACCACGAAACAGCGCTCTATGATGTTCTCCATCCCAAGCGCGTTCTTGGCCGCCTCGGCCACGATCACCTTGTACGATTCGCCGTTGATCATTATCTGCCATTTGCCGGAGCGGACTGGCTTGCCCCCTTCGGCCAGCGTCTTGCCTTCGTCGCCCGGCTGTTTCCACACCGGCAGGCCCCACTCCTCGAACAGTTGAACGGTGTCGTCCACGTGCCTGCCCACGTCATACACCAGGTCGTCCCGGGTGATGCCCATCAGGTCGTTGGCCACCATCTTCACGTAATCTTCCGGCGTGTTCTCGCCTAAGTAAGTGTTGATGGCGGAAAGCCCCTGGGCCACTGCGCCGGACCGGTCCATGGCGGCTTTGTCCACCAGGGTCACCTTGTATTTGCCGCCGGCCCAGCGGGTGGCCTCGAAGGCCGCTCCACAGGCGGCCATGCCGCCGCCGACTATCAATATGTCCGTCTCAACTTCGACTATGTTAGGATTCTGGCAAAAGTCCGCGTGGAACGCGTCTTGCGGTCTGACCATTTTGTGATCCCCCCTTATTTAATCTTCGGCAAGGTCTTGCCGGCTTCGGTGAACAGGTTCGGATTGTCCAGGTCCGCTTCCGCCGGGACCGGTTTTCCCTCGTATGCTTTTATGGAGCCTTCCGGCTTGGTGCGGATCGGGAACTTGAACCGGGACACCTTGCCGTCCCGGAATTTCACCGTCCACATGATAGAGTCCGTGGAGCGCATGGGAATGGACGTGCCCCCCATCGGCACGAAGTCCGCGTATGGCCTTGCCTCTATCGCCTGCTGCGGGCAGATTTTCACGCACGAATAACATTCCCAGCACTGCTCCGGCTCCTGGTTCTGGGCCTTCATCCTCTCCTTGTCCAGGTACATCAGGTCGTGCGGGCAGATGTACATGCAGGCGGTCTTGTCCTGCCCTTTGCACCCGTCGCATTTTTCGGCAATGACGAAAGTAGGCATCGCTCCCTCTCCTAAAGAAAATTGTTGCGGCCGATCTGAATATCATGCTGCGCCGGACGGAAGGGCAGGGGGCCATCACCGTTGAGAACCAACGCGCTGGCCCAGCCGGCCCTGGCGGCCGAAGTCTCCACTCCCCCGGATTTCGCGGGAAACCCGTCTAACTTAAGGGGATTATGCGCCCCGGGCCTTAAAAAATAAAATAGATAGTTTTGATAATTCAGATAAACTATTGTGTATGCTTAATCAAATAACCATACACCAGCTCGACCTTTTCCTGGTGGCGGCCAAACTCAAAAATTTTTCCCGCGCCGCCGACCAGATGGCCATCAGCCAGCCGGCCTTTTCCGCGCAGATAATCAAGCTTGAAAAGATTCTAGGGTCGCCCATGTTCGAGCGGATCGGCCGCAGGATAGAGCTGACTGACGCTGGAATGGCCTTCGAGGTGTACGCCCAGCGCACGATAGGCGCCCTGCGCGAAGGGAAGCAGGCCATAGACGACATGACAAAGAAAGTGGTCGGCACACTGCGGCTCGGCGCCTCCACCACAGTGGCCAACTACATCCTCCCCGAATTCCTGGGCAAGTACAAAAAGGCCCATCCGCAGGGAAAAGTGGAAATGATGGTGGGCAACACAAACCAGATAGAGCAATCCCTTTTGCGCGGAGAGGTGGACCTTGGCATCGTGGAAGGTCCGGTGAAGAACAATAATATCGAGACCTATCTTTTCAAGAACGACGAACTGGTGGTGATATTCTCCTCCACCCATTCATGGAAAAACCGGCGGACGGTGTCCATGGATGAGCTAAAAAAAGAGCCGCTGATAATCCGGGAGCGCGGATCGGGCACCCGCAAGGTGTTCATGGACCAGGTGGACTTTGACCACAACCCCCTCAACGTGGTAATGGAGCTGGGGGACACGGAGGCGATCAAAAAGTCGGCCCAGGCCAATCTTGGGGTGGCGGTTGTCAGCCGCGCCGCCATCACCTCGGAGCTTAAGGACAAGTCATTGCGGTGCGCCAGCCTAGACGGGGTGAGCCTGCGCCGGAAGCTCACCTTGATTATCCTGAAAAACCGCTATCTATCAAACCCGCTGAAAGCTTTCACCGCGATATTGGACCCCATTGAAAAAGTGGCGGAAAACAAGCCAGCCCACCGTGATAATTCCTGACGGCTCCGGGCAATAAAAAAAGGCGGCGTTTTGCGCCGCCTTTCAAATAGTCGAACGTGGCTGTTAAACTATCTCGGTCTCGCTGAAGAAATATCCGATCTCCCTGGCGGCGGACGTTTCGCTGTCCGAGCCGTGGACGGAATTTTTTTCCAGGTCCACCGCAAGCTCCTTGCGGATGGTGCCGGGGGCGGCGTTGGCCGGGTTTGTGGCGCCCATGATATCGCGCCATTTAGGCTGGGCGTTCTCCCCCTCCAGCACCGCCACAACGCACGGCCCGGAGCTCATGTAACCAGTCAGCGAGGCGAAGAAAGGCCGCGCCTTGTGCTCGGCGTAAAAGCCCTCCGCCTGGGCCTGGGTCATATGCATCCGTTTCAGGGCGGCCACCTTAAGGCCGCTCGATTCGATCCAGCTTACTATTTTCCCGGTCAGCGAACGCTCCACAGCGTCCGGCTTTATTATCGCGAAAGTGCGTGACATTATATCCTCCGTTAAAAATGAAAAACCGGCGCCAGCATGGCTTTACCGCCAGCGCCGGTGTATGTATCCCGATAAAGTCAAGGTATGAAGTCGTCTATGATCTTGTTGATGTCGTAATCAACGGACGCCTTCGCCTTGTCCTTGATGCCGTTCAACCTGTCGAGCAGGCTGGGCTTGTCCACGTCGTAGAACACGCCGGTGGCTATCTTGCCGTCTATACCCTCGAAGGCGTATTTCAACGCCGCGTTCAGGTCCTTGGTATTGTGGTCTGCGGGCAGCTCACCGATCCTGTCCTTGTAAAAATCGAAGGTGTTCACCTTGTTGAACGTCGGGCAGGGGCTGATGATGTTCACAAATGAGAAGCCCTTGTGCTTTATCGCCCTTTTGACCAGGTCCTCCACCACTTTCGACTTGCTCGAATAACCCTGCGCCACGAAAGTGGCCCCATAGGTCAAACAGAAAGCCAGCGGGTTCAATGGATTGTCCGGCGCGCCATAAGGCGTGGTGGATGTGACCATCCCCAGCGGGGTGGTGGGGGACATCTGCCCCTTGGTAAGCCCGTATATGGAGTTGTCCATCATGATGTACGTGATGTCGGTGTTTTTCCTGGCCACGTGGGGCACGTGCCCGCCGCCGATGGAGAAGCCGTCCCCGTCGCCGCCGAAAGCTATCACCTCAAGCTCCGGACGGGCCATCTTCACCCCGGTGGCCACCGGAAGCACCCGGCCGTGCGCCGTGTGCATCCCGTAGGTCTTCACGAAATACGGGAAACGGGACGAACAGCCGATGCCGGAAACCAGCACCGTGTTGTTTATGTCGATCTGCAAATCGGCGAAAGCTTTTAAAACGGCGTTTAGCACGCCGTAGTCGCCGCAGCCCGGGCACCAGGTTGGCGGGATTTCGCTCTTGTAGTCCTTGGCTTTCAAAGGCTCTGTCGCGGTGGTCATTTAGATTACCTCCTTTATCTTATCAAGGATCATCGCAGGCGTGAACGGCATGCCCCCGTATATCGGATAGCTGATGGAGTTAAGCCCGGTCTCGGACTTGATAAGCCGGGCAAGCTGCCCCTGCTTGTTCACTTCCGGGATCAATATCTTCTTGTGCTTGGACGTGAAACCGTTGAGCGCCTTGAGGGGCAGCGGCCACACAAGCTTTGGATACAGCGCCGACACTTTTAGCCCCTGCGCCCTGGCAAGCTTCACAGCCTCGCGCACCACGCCAATGGTGGACCCCCAAGTGATTATGCCAAGCCCAGCGCCATCCTGGACGTCCGCCTCGGTCTTCGGGAAAAAGTCTTCTATGTCGTTTAGCTTGTTAAAGCGCTTGTCGAGCATCTTGGAGTGGTTGTCCGCGGTGTAGCGCGGCGCGGAAGACTCCGCGTGCTCAAGCCCCGTGGATATGTACGCCCCGCCAGGAGTGCCGGGCAGCGCCATGGCCGACACGCCAGACGCGGTGAACTCATACCGCGCGAAAGGCTTGCCGTTTCCTTTGTAAAGCTCGCGGTTGACGATACGCAGGCTCTTCGGATCCGGCCGTTTCATGGAAGCGGTGCGGAATCCCAGGGAGCCGTCCGACAGGATTATCACCGGAACCTGGTATTTCTCGGCGACGTTGAACGCCTCCACTGTCAGGTACACGCAGTCTTCCACCCCCTCGGGGCTTATCACCACTTTGGAAGCGTCCCCGTGGCAGCCTAAGGCCGCCAGCAAAAGGTCGCTCTGTTCGTGCTTGGTGGGCAGCCCGGTGGACGGGCCGCCGCGCTGCACGTCGCAAATCACGATTGGAACCTCGGATATGGAAGCAAGGCCGATCAACTCCTGCATCAAAGAAAGCCCGGGTCCGGACGTGGCGGTCATCGCCTTGGCCCCGGCGTAAGACGCGCCGATCACGTTGCCAATCGAGGCGATCTCGTCCTCCGCCTGCACAAGCGTCCCCTTGAACTTGGGCAACTCCTTGGAAAGGTAGTTGGCCACCTCCGTCGCCGGCGTGATCGGATACGCGGAGAAGAACTGTACGCCCGCAAGCAGGGCGCCAAGCCCCACCGCTTCGTTGCCGGAGATGATGATCGTCCCTTCCTTCGGTTTGCCAGGATCCATTTTGTATGGATCGGTCTTCTTGAGGTTGTTGCGGACATGGTCCCGCCCGGCGTCCAGGGCCTTGAAGTTAAGCTCCACTATCTCGGCGCCCTTCTTGCCGAACTTTTCCTTTATGGTCTCGCGGATCTGATCCATGGATATGGCGAAAAGCTCCGCCACCGCCCCCATCGCCACCATGTTCTTCACCCGGTACATCCCCAGGTCTTCCTTGGCGGTCTTGCTCATGGGAACCGGATAGCATGTGACACCCGGTATATTCTGCTCTTCGGCGATGTCGCCCCCCGGATAGTCGTACACGAGCACCGTTCCTTCTTTCATCAGCTTTACGTTCTGGTCCAGCGCTTCCTGGTTGAAGGCGACCATCACGTCAAATCCGCTCCCTTCGCACAAAATATTGTCATGGGCGAAGCGGGTCTGGTACATGGCGTACCCGCCCCTTATCTCCGCCGGAAATGTCTTGAAGGTCAGCACCTCCAGGCCGGAGCGCGCCGCGGCCTGGGCCACCATGTCGCCGGAGGAGATGATGCCTTCGCCTCCCTCGCCCCCGAACCGGATGATCAGATCGTTCTGTGCCACTTTCCCACCTTTCAATAAATTTAGACTAGTTCATCGCCTTCTGTATTGTCCCGCCCAAATCCGCGGGAGACTTGCAAACCTTTATCCCGGCCGCGGACATGGCCTTCATCTTTTCGTCCGCCGTACCTTTGCCGCCGGAAATGATGGCGCCGGCGTGTCCCATGCGCCGCCCGGGGGGCGCGGTCTGCCCGGCGATGAAACCCACCACCGGTTTTTTCACCTTCGCCTTCACATACTCCGCCGCGTCCTCTTCCGCCGATCCGCCGATCTCGCCGATCATGCAGATGGCCTTGGTCTGCGGGTCGTTGTTGAAAAGCTCTATCGCGTCTATGAAATTGGTCCCGTTCACAGGGTCGCCACCGATGCCGATGCATGTTGACTGACCGATCCCCAGCGCGGTCAACTGCCCCACCACCTCATATGTGAGCGTGCCGGAGCGGGATACCACCCCCACAGGGCCGGGTTTGTGTATATGCCCGGGCATGATCCCTATCTTCGCCTTGCCGGGGGTTATGATCCCCGGGCAGTTGGGGCCGATGAGCCGTACCTGTTTGTCTTTAAGGTAGTTCTTTATCTTTATCATGTCATACACCGGGATCCCCTCGGTGATGCAGACGATCAGCGATATCCCGGCCTCCGCCGCCTCGAATATGGCGTCCGCCGAAAAAGGTGGCGGCACGAATATCATGGTGGCGTTGGCGCCCGTGGCGGCCACGGCGCGCTTTACGGTGTTGAACACCGGCACGCCTTCCACTTCTTGCCCCTCCTTGCCCGGGGTGACCCCGCCCACGACTTTCGTGCCGTAAGCCTTGCAACCCGCCGCGTGGAAGGAGCCTTCCTTGCCGGTGATCCCCTGAACGATCAGTTTTGTGTTCTCGTCAACCAGTACGCTCATTTAAATACGGCCTTTCGAAGCTATACCGCTGCCCGGGTGGCGGCGACGGCCTTTTCCGCCCCGTCCCGCATCCCGTTGGCCACGATGAAGTTGAACCCGCTTTCCTTCAATATCCTTTTCCCTTCGTCCACGTTCGTCCCCTCCATCCGGATTATCACCGGGGCGGTGACGTTTATCTTGCGCGCCGCGTTCACAACGCCGTTGGCCAGCCTGTCGCACCGCAGGATGCCGCCGAAGATGTTTATGAATATCCCCTGCACGTTCTTGTCCGCCAGGATTATGCGGAACGCGCTTTCTATCTGCTCCTCCGAGGCCCCGCCGCCCACATCGAGGAAATTGGCCGGCTCGCCGCCGGAAAGTTTTATGATATCCATCGTGGCCATCGCAAGCCCGGCGCCGTTGACCATGCATCCGATGGCGCCGTCCAGCTTTATATAGTTGAGGTTGTGGCGGCTGGCCTCTATCTCAAGCTCCGCTTCCTCGTTCAGGTCCCGCATCTCCACCACGTCTTTCTGGCGGTACAATGCGTTGTCGTCAAAGTTCATCTTGCAGTCGAGCGCCAGCACCCGGTTGTCCGACGTGATCACCAATGGATTGATCTCCGCCATGGAGCAGTCCTTCCCCTCGAAAGCCTTGTACAGCTTCATTATGAAGTCCACCCCGGCCTTGAAAGCGTCGCCGGAAAGCTTCAAGAAAAACGCCATGTCCCGCGCCTGGCAGGGCATAAGCCCGATGGCCGGGTCCACCCATACCTTCATTATCTTTTCGGGAGTTTTGGCGGCCACCTCCTCAATTTCCATGCCCCCCTCTTCGGAGACCATGAAGCAGGGGCGGGCCCGGTCCCTGTCCACCACGATGCCCATGTAAAGCTCTTTTACGATGGTCATCCCCTCTTCAATCAAAAGGGTACGGACCTCGCGCCCCTCCGGGCCGGTCTGGTGGGTCACAAGGGTCTTGCCGATGAGTTCTTTTGCGATCTTGACCGCCTCGTCCCGGGTCTTGGCCAGCTTCACGCCGCCAGCCTTGCCCCGCCCGCCGGCGTGTATCTGCGCCTTTACCACCACCGGCAGCCCCATTTCGTCCGCCGCCGCTCCCGCGTCCTCCGCCTTGACCGCCACCTTGCCCCGAGGGGTGGGGACGCCGAATTTCCGCAAAATCTCTTTAGCCTGGTATTCGTGGATTTTCATAAACCATCCTTCAATTTCGTGAAGCGCGCGCTATTATGGCGGCGTCTTTTTCTTTTCGCGAACTTTGTCTTATAACATAACTGTTTGGAGCCCGTCAAACCCATTTTGTTCACAGGCGGGCAGGAGGGGATGCGGAGGGCAATCGGATGGACCGGCGGCCAATATAATCGCTACACCGCCCCGCCGTCTCCATTCTCCCCGCCGGAACCGGGAACGGGGAGTTCCTCGGCCTTGGCAAGCTTGCCGGAGAGGACACGGGCGCGCTTTTCCACGTCCTCTATCCCTCCGCTGGCCTCTTCGAGTTTCTTTTTCGTCCGGGCCAGGCTGTCGCCGAACTTGCCGAACTCGGTCTTCACCAGCCCAAGAATGTTCCACACCTCGCTGGTCCTTTTCTGGATGGCCAATGTCTTAAAGCCCATCTGCAGGCTGTTCAAAAGCGCCGCCAGCGTGGTGGGCCCGGCGATCATCACCCGGCACTCCCTCTGGGCATAGTCGAAAAGCCCCGGCCTGCGCAGCACTTCCGCATAAAGACTTTCCGATGGCAGAAAAAGTATCGCAAAATCAGTGCTGTACGGTGGATTAATGTATTTGTCCCTGATTTTTTTGGCTTCCGCTTTTATGGTGTTTTCCAGGGCCTTGGCCGCCTCGTTGGAAGCTTCCATATCCCCTTTCTCCCGCGCCTGTTCCAGCCTGTGATAGTCCTCCAGCGGGAATTTCGCGTCTATCGGCAGCAATAGTGGGCCGCCGTCCGGCCCTTCGGGGAGTTTTACGGCGAATTCCACCCTTTCTGCGCTGTTGGGCTTGGTCGCCACGTTCTTGGCGTACTGTTCAGGGGTGAATATCTGCTCCAACAGCGACTCCAACGCAACTTCCCCCCATACGCCCCGGCTTTTGACGTTGGTTAGCGTGCGGTTCAGATCCCCCACGCTGGCCGCAAGCGTCCGCATTTCCCCGATTCCGGCGTGAACCCTGTCCAACTGGTCGGACACCTGCTTGAAACTGCGCCCGAGCTTCTGTTCGAGGGTGTCGTGAAGCTTTTCGTCCACGGTCAGGCGCATTTTCTCAAGCTTGGCGTTGTTGTCCTCCTGTATGGCCTTTAACCGCCCCTCAACGCTCTCCCTTATGCCGTTAAGGAGCGACATCACAGTGTCGCCGAACTGTTTTAGCGAATCGCGCTGTTCTTCCCGGCCGCTCCGGGAGCTCTTGCCTATCTCGTCGCGGATGCGCCCCATCTCTTCGCGCAAGGCGGATTCGCTTTGGATCCGGGATTTTTCGATGTAGGAAATCGTCCGGTTCTCGCCATCACCGGCGGATTTGGAGCGTAAAAGGGATATCAGCAGCGCCACAGCCGCGATATTGAGGATAACAGATGCGTAAACAGCCAGTTCAGCCATGGATATCAAGCCCGGCGTAGCGGCCAATGGCCGACTTTATATGAAATGGAGCGGGTGAAGGGATTCGAACCCTCGACTTCAACCTTGGCAAGGTTGCACTCTACCACTGA is a window of Nitrospinota bacterium DNA encoding:
- the ndk gene encoding nucleoside-diphosphate kinase → MSRTFAIIKPDAVERSLTGKIVSWIESSGLKVAALKRMHMTQAQAEGFYAEHKARPFFASLTGYMSSGPCVVAVLEGENAQPKWRDIMGATNPANAAPGTIRKELAVDLEKNSVHGSDSETSAAREIGYFFSETEIV
- the sucC gene encoding ADP-forming succinate--CoA ligase subunit beta, whose translation is MKIHEYQAKEILRKFGVPTPRGKVAVKAEDAGAAADEMGLPVVVKAQIHAGGRGKAGGVKLAKTRDEAVKIAKELIGKTLVTHQTGPEGREVRTLLIEEGMTIVKELYMGIVVDRDRARPCFMVSEEGGMEIEEVAAKTPEKIMKVWVDPAIGLMPCQARDMAFFLKLSGDAFKAGVDFIMKLYKAFEGKDCSMAEINPLVITSDNRVLALDCKMNFDDNALYRQKDVVEMRDLNEEAELEIEASRHNLNYIKLDGAIGCMVNGAGLAMATMDIIKLSGGEPANFLDVGGGASEEQIESAFRIILADKNVQGIFINIFGGILRCDRLANGVVNAARKINVTAPVIIRMEGTNVDEGKRILKESGFNFIVANGMRDGAEKAVAATRAAV
- a CDS encoding 2-oxoacid:acceptor oxidoreductase subunit alpha → MAQNDLIIRFGGEGGEGIISSGDMVAQAAARSGLEVLTFKTFPAEIRGGYAMYQTRFAHDNILCEGSGFDVMVAFNQEALDQNVKLMKEGTVLVYDYPGGDIAEEQNIPGVTCYPVPMSKTAKEDLGMYRVKNMVAMGAVAELFAISMDQIRETIKEKFGKKGAEIVELNFKALDAGRDHVRNNLKKTDPYKMDPGKPKEGTIIISGNEAVGLGALLAGVQFFSAYPITPATEVANYLSKELPKFKGTLVQAEDEIASIGNVIGASYAGAKAMTATSGPGLSLMQELIGLASISEVPIVICDVQRGGPSTGLPTKHEQSDLLLAALGCHGDASKVVISPEGVEDCVYLTVEAFNVAEKYQVPVIILSDGSLGFRTASMKRPDPKSLRIVNRELYKGNGKPFARYEFTASGVSAMALPGTPGGAYISTGLEHAESSAPRYTADNHSKMLDKRFNKLNDIEDFFPKTEADVQDGAGLGIITWGSTIGVVREAVKLARAQGLKVSALYPKLVWPLPLKALNGFTSKHKKILIPEVNKQGQLARLIKSETGLNSISYPIYGGMPFTPAMILDKIKEVI
- a CDS encoding 2-oxoacid:ferredoxin oxidoreductase subunit beta, giving the protein MTTATEPLKAKDYKSEIPPTWCPGCGDYGVLNAVLKAFADLQIDINNTVLVSGIGCSSRFPYFVKTYGMHTAHGRVLPVATGVKMARPELEVIAFGGDGDGFSIGGGHVPHVARKNTDITYIMMDNSIYGLTKGQMSPTTPLGMVTSTTPYGAPDNPLNPLAFCLTYGATFVAQGYSSKSKVVEDLVKRAIKHKGFSFVNIISPCPTFNKVNTFDFYKDRIGELPADHNTKDLNAALKYAFEGIDGKIATGVFYDVDKPSLLDRLNGIKDKAKASVDYDINKIIDDFIP
- a CDS encoding LysR family transcriptional regulator — translated: MLNQITIHQLDLFLVAAKLKNFSRAADQMAISQPAFSAQIIKLEKILGSPMFERIGRRIELTDAGMAFEVYAQRTIGALREGKQAIDDMTKKVVGTLRLGASTTVANYILPEFLGKYKKAHPQGKVEMMVGNTNQIEQSLLRGEVDLGIVEGPVKNNNIETYLFKNDELVVIFSSTHSWKNRRTVSMDELKKEPLIIRERGSGTRKVFMDQVDFDHNPLNVVMELGDTEAIKKSAQANLGVAVVSRAAITSELKDKSLRCASLDGVSLRRKLTLIILKNRYLSNPLKAFTAILDPIEKVAENKPAHRDNS
- the aprB gene encoding adenylyl-sulfate reductase subunit beta, with translation MPTFVIAEKCDGCKGQDKTACMYICPHDLMYLDKERMKAQNQEPEQCWECYSCVKICPQQAIEARPYADFVPMGGTSIPMRSTDSIMWTVKFRDGKVSRFKFPIRTKPEGSIKAYEGKPVPAEADLDNPNLFTEAGKTLPKIK
- the sucD gene encoding succinate--CoA ligase subunit alpha, producing the protein MSVLVDENTKLIVQGITGKEGSFHAAGCKAYGTKVVGGVTPGKEGQEVEGVPVFNTVKRAVAATGANATMIFVPPPFSADAIFEAAEAGISLIVCITEGIPVYDMIKIKNYLKDKQVRLIGPNCPGIITPGKAKIGIMPGHIHKPGPVGVVSRSGTLTYEVVGQLTALGIGQSTCIGIGGDPVNGTNFIDAIELFNNDPQTKAICMIGEIGGSAEEDAAEYVKAKVKKPVVGFIAGQTAPPGRRMGHAGAIISGGKGTADEKMKAMSAAGIKVCKSPADLGGTIQKAMN
- a CDS encoding adenylyl-sulfate reductase subunit alpha, producing MVRPQDAFHADFCQNPNIVEVETDILIVGGGMAACGAAFEATRWAGGKYKVTLVDKAAMDRSGAVAQGLSAINTYLGENTPEDYVKMVANDLMGITRDDLVYDVGRHVDDTVQLFEEWGLPVWKQPGDEGKTLAEGGKPVRSGKWQIMINGESYKVIVAEAAKNALGMENIIERCFVVKLLLDEKDENRIAGAIGFSVRENKIYIFRAKAVLIACGGAVNIFRPRSTGEGMGRAWYPVWNAGSTYAMAAQVGAEMTTMENRFVPTRFKDGYGPVGAWFLLFKSKAINGLGEDYSAKNADMLKEYPPYGLAHVPSTCLRNHQAMKEFKEGRGPIFMDTPTGMASLAKNMDAKQFKHLVAEAWEDFLDMCIGQANLWAGMSIRPEETKSELMPTEPYLLGSHAGACGIWVSGPEDMAPKEWQWGYNRMTTVKGLFTAGDGVGASGHKFSSGSYTEGRIAAKNMVKFVRDNKDFKPTIGATKEQLAAEIYKPFQNYMDHKDYTTDPMINPNFIRPRMVMFRLNKMMDEYVAGTSTYYTTSEKLMDVALHLLGMLKEDAQKMAAKDLHELLRAWENYHRIWTAEMHLRHIYFRKETRYPGFYYRSDYPHLDEKEWKCFVNSRFDPKSGEWTMKKVPHQDLVAK
- the rmuC gene encoding DNA recombination protein RmuC — its product is MAELAVYASVILNIAAVALLISLLRSKSAGDGENRTISYIEKSRIQSESALREEMGRIRDEIGKSSRSGREEQRDSLKQFGDTVMSLLNGIRESVEGRLKAIQEDNNAKLEKMRLTVDEKLHDTLEQKLGRSFKQVSDQLDRVHAGIGEMRTLAASVGDLNRTLTNVKSRGVWGEVALESLLEQIFTPEQYAKNVATKPNSAERVEFAVKLPEGPDGGPLLLPIDAKFPLEDYHRLEQAREKGDMEASNEAAKALENTIKAEAKKIRDKYINPPYSTDFAILFLPSESLYAEVLRRPGLFDYAQRECRVMIAGPTTLAALLNSLQMGFKTLAIQKRTSEVWNILGLVKTEFGKFGDSLARTKKKLEEASGGIEDVEKRARVLSGKLAKAEELPVPGSGGENGDGGAV
- a CDS encoding endonuclease domain-containing protein — translated: MTKVYNKKERTLVRKILRNKMPDAEVILWSKLKNRQVLGAKFRRQYGIEEYAVDFFCPELRLAIELDGDTHFIDDAQVKDKRRQEKMEMFGIQFLRFYNNDIYKNLRGVLTALEKRISELRDEINSGKKVSPPLQGGVAKAKPEPGR
- a CDS encoding type II toxin-antitoxin system RelE/ParE family toxin gives rise to the protein MGKPIRWSRQSLEHLEDVYQFIAQDSPYYASLLVERIFEAVERLNDFPEMGRIVPESDDPDTRELIYKGYRIVYQIMDERLEVIAVFHGSKKYDG